A genomic stretch from Oryzias latipes chromosome 24, ASM223467v1 includes:
- the hlx gene encoding H2.0-like homeobox protein isoform X1, with translation MYTAGLNPFYASNFSLWSAYCAGGFAVDTMKKPSFCIADILQAGDAENIPGSSALMVHMAHPHHHHHRAQQAHSSSSPLRPSPVAPDSSVFGARMGPASPYHRHGLQVTRTAFSSQQGPPTSSKDLKFGIDRILSADFDPKSKEKSSLRDLTSIVSSNRQSGIQIPVQAPASQYFSSIDPGMSDASSMMSSLGSSSSSRHSGQHQFQDTFPGPYAVLTKDTMPQTYKRKRSWSRAVFSNLQRKGLEKRFEIQKYVTKPDRKQLAAMLGLTDAQVKVWFQNRRMKWRHSKEAQAQKDKEKETKPDKSLSEAGSREPKEPLESECESEGRSECESEEAEEEEEEEESVDAHLDISDHNKTSVIMSGSAQTGCADATQTVTDTAAAQVLI, from the exons ATGTACACCGCCGGTCTCAACCCGTTTTACGCATCAAATTTTAGCCTCTGGTCCGCGTACTGCGCCGGAGGTTTCGCTGTGGATACAATGAAGAAGCCGTCCTTTTGCATTGCAGACATTTTACAGGCAGGAGATGCGGAGAACATCCCAGGATCATCCGCCCTCATGGTGCATATGGCAcatccccaccaccaccaccaccgcgCTCAACAGGCGCACTCCAGCAGCTCCCCTCTGCGTCCGTCTCCCGTTGCACCGGACTCATCAGTCTTTGGTGCGCGCATGGGTCCGGCGTCTCCGTACCACAGACACGGACTACAAGTGACCAGAACTGCATTCAGCTCCCAGCAAGGACCACCGACTTCAAGCAAAGACCTCAAATTTGGAATTGATCGAATATTATCCGCGGATTTTGatccaaaaagcaaagaaaagtcaTCGTTAAGAG ATCTCACATCTATTGTTAGCTCGAACCGTCAGTCAGGTATCCAAATCCCCGTTCAAGCTCCGGCCAGCCAGTACTTCTCCTCCATAGACCCCGGGATGAGCGACGCATCCTCCATGATGAGTTCActaggcagcagcagcagcagcagacactCAGGCCAGCATCAGTTTCAGGACACCTTTCCAG gGCCGTACGCCGTCCTCACCAAAGACACGATGCCTCAGACGTACAAGAGGAAGAGGTCGTGGTCCAGGGCTGTGTTCTCAAACCTGCAGAGAAAAGGGCTCGAGAAGAGATTCGAAATCCAGAAATACGTCACCAAACCTGACAGAAAGCAGTTGGCAGCCATGCTGGGCCTTACAGATGCTCAG GTGAAGGTGTGGTTCCAAAACAGACGCATGAAGTGGAGACACTCCAAAGAGGCCCAGGCTCAGAAGGACAAGGAGAAGGAGACAAAGCCGGACAAAAGTCTGTCAGAGGCGGGCAGTCGAGAGCCCAAAGAGCCGCTGGAGTCTGAATGTGAGAGCGAGGGCAGGAGTGAGTGCGAATCGGAGGAGgccgaggaggaagaggaggaggaggagagcgtTGATGCACATTTGGACATTTCTGATCACAACAAAACCAGCGTGATCATGAGCGGGAGCGCGCAGACCGGCTGCGCGGACGCGACGCAGACGGTCACGGACACAGCGGCCGCGCAGGTGCTCATATGA
- the hlx gene encoding H2.0-like homeobox protein isoform X2: MYTAGLNPFYASNFSLWSAYCAGGFAVDTMKKPSFCIADILQAGDAENIPGSSALMVHMAHPHHHHHRAQQAHSSSSPLRPSPVAPDSSVFGARMGPASPYHRHGLQVTRTAFSSQQGPPTSSKDLKFGIDRILSADFDPKSKEKSSLRGPYAVLTKDTMPQTYKRKRSWSRAVFSNLQRKGLEKRFEIQKYVTKPDRKQLAAMLGLTDAQVKVWFQNRRMKWRHSKEAQAQKDKEKETKPDKSLSEAGSREPKEPLESECESEGRSECESEEAEEEEEEEESVDAHLDISDHNKTSVIMSGSAQTGCADATQTVTDTAAAQVLI; this comes from the exons ATGTACACCGCCGGTCTCAACCCGTTTTACGCATCAAATTTTAGCCTCTGGTCCGCGTACTGCGCCGGAGGTTTCGCTGTGGATACAATGAAGAAGCCGTCCTTTTGCATTGCAGACATTTTACAGGCAGGAGATGCGGAGAACATCCCAGGATCATCCGCCCTCATGGTGCATATGGCAcatccccaccaccaccaccaccgcgCTCAACAGGCGCACTCCAGCAGCTCCCCTCTGCGTCCGTCTCCCGTTGCACCGGACTCATCAGTCTTTGGTGCGCGCATGGGTCCGGCGTCTCCGTACCACAGACACGGACTACAAGTGACCAGAACTGCATTCAGCTCCCAGCAAGGACCACCGACTTCAAGCAAAGACCTCAAATTTGGAATTGATCGAATATTATCCGCGGATTTTGatccaaaaagcaaagaaaagtcaTCGTTAAGAG gGCCGTACGCCGTCCTCACCAAAGACACGATGCCTCAGACGTACAAGAGGAAGAGGTCGTGGTCCAGGGCTGTGTTCTCAAACCTGCAGAGAAAAGGGCTCGAGAAGAGATTCGAAATCCAGAAATACGTCACCAAACCTGACAGAAAGCAGTTGGCAGCCATGCTGGGCCTTACAGATGCTCAG GTGAAGGTGTGGTTCCAAAACAGACGCATGAAGTGGAGACACTCCAAAGAGGCCCAGGCTCAGAAGGACAAGGAGAAGGAGACAAAGCCGGACAAAAGTCTGTCAGAGGCGGGCAGTCGAGAGCCCAAAGAGCCGCTGGAGTCTGAATGTGAGAGCGAGGGCAGGAGTGAGTGCGAATCGGAGGAGgccgaggaggaagaggaggaggaggagagcgtTGATGCACATTTGGACATTTCTGATCACAACAAAACCAGCGTGATCATGAGCGGGAGCGCGCAGACCGGCTGCGCGGACGCGACGCAGACGGTCACGGACACAGCGGCCGCGCAGGTGCTCATATGA